The Ziziphus jujuba cultivar Dongzao chromosome 1, ASM3175591v1 genome segment AACACATGAGCTCATCCCCATGTCACCCCGAAGGATAttctttcctctctctttttaaGTACCCCTATTCTTTGatttaattacaattttagtatcatctctctctctctctctctctttaagaTACCAATCATTTTTCCTCATTCATTGATAATTATCACAGCGAGCCCAACCAGGGTCCCCACAGAATTACTGAAAAGTGAAAACCTACTATACAAGGCTAAAATCACCACCAGGGTCAAAAACGTAATATTACAAAACCCCTAAAAGCGGTCATGATCAAAGCGTCCAACGAAGCCTCATACGTGTCATCCGTGGATAAATTAAATCCcttaaaaattcaaacacaaCCATTTATAAACCGACACGTGTTCAACACGCGGTGGGAGCGAAGCCGTCGGAGTCGAACCGAACCGGTTTAATATGGTCTATACGACCCCAAACCATGTCATCAAAAGGACAAAATGGTAATTCTAGAAAAAAACTGCTATATAAACCCCAAGCCATGGAAGggcaaaagaagaaagaaaaggctaacagagagagagagagctgtcCATTAGCTTAGAAAGCTTCGGAAAAAGAGTTTTGTGTGAGATTTTAATCTCCGGTCAGCGAGAGAGGGTCCTGTGTGGGGAATGCAGAGAGATGGTGGGAGCTTCGTTAAGCAAGCCTGAGGTTTGTGGGCGTGCCAAACGCTGCATAGGCGGCCGGAACTGCCACCGGAAACACGTGGAAGACGGGTGATCCATTTTCcctctgttttttgtttttgtttcccaATTCGCAGCTCAGCTCCTCTGTAAATACGGTGTCCCCCAGAAAATCCCACAAGCGTGTTGTGGTTATCGTGAAaggtgttttgttttgttttagtggtaatatatacatatatacacccTCTATATAAATGGCCGAAAAGGGTAATAACAGAGACCAGAACTCAACGTTGCTCCATGGCAAGTACGAGCTGGGCCGACTATTGGGCCACGGCACTTTCGCCAAGGTCTACCACGCAAAGAACTTGCAGAGTGGGAAAAGCGTGGCCATGAAAGTGGTGGGTAAGGAAAAAGTTATCAAAGTCGGTATGATGGAACAAATCAAAAGGGAGATTTCGGTGATGAAAATGGTGAAGCATCCCCACATCGTGGACCTCCACGAGGTCATGGCCAGCAAATCCAAGATCTACTTCGCTATGGAACTCGTCCGTGGCGGCGAGCTCTTCTCCAAGATAGCCAGAGGTCGGTTGAGGGAGGACGTCGCCCGAGTCTATTTCCAGCAGCTGATTTCCGCCATCGATTTCTGCCATAGCCGAGGAGTATACCACCGCGATCTCAAACCCGAAAATCTCCTCCTCGACGACGATGGCAATCTCAAAGTCACCGATTTCGGGCTCAGTGCCTTCGCCGAGCATCTGAAACCGGACGGCTTGTTGCATACCACTTGCGGTACTCCTGCGTATGTCGCCCCCGAAGTGATTGGGAAAAAGGGCTACGACGGCTCCAAGGCCGATCTTTGGTCTTGTGGGGTTATCCTCTATGTTCTTCTCGCTGGGTTTCTTCCATTTCAGGACGATAATTTGGTAGCCATGTACAGGAAGATTTACAGGGGTGATTTCAAATGCCCACCATGGTTTTCCCCTGAAGCTCGAAGGCTCGTTACCAAGCTTCTCGATCCAAATCCCAGCTCGAGAATTACCATTTCCAAGGTCATGGACTCGTCCTGGTTTAAGAAATCGGTGCCGAAAACTGTGAGAACAAAGGAAGACCAAGAATACGAAGAGAACTGCGAGAAAGCGGCTAAGCAACCCGAGACGCTGAATGCCTTCCACATAATATCGTTGTCTGAGGGGTTCGATTTGTCGCCGCTGTTCGAGGAGAAGAAGAGGGAGGAGAAAGAGGAGCTGAGGTTCGCGACGACGAGGCCGGCGAGCAGCGTGATATCGAGACTGGAGGAGGTTGCCAAGGCGATGAAGTTCAGCGTGAAGAAGAGCGAGTCCACAGTGAGGCTGCAGGGACAGGAGTGTGGGAGAAAAGGGAAGCTTGCTATAGCTGCTGAGATATTTGCCGTGACGCCGTCGGTTTTGGTTGTGGAGGTGAAGAAGGACAATGGTGATACGTTGGAGTACAATCAATTCTGCAGCAAGGAACTCCGGCCGGCGCTTAAAGACATTGTTTGGACATCTCCGGCCGAGATTAATTCAACTCCTGCTTAACTAAGAGgtgattgataaaaaaatcaattgggTGTTGATGATAAATTACATATTTAAGGGAAAGATGGTTGGGTTTCAAACAAACCAAGTTTGTTTTAGGGGCCAAATtcattgtttctttctttttcttttctctctctagtCATTTGTTAGTGTTTTCATGTTTGAATTTAGAAGATGAAATTGAAAAACTGGTACTCTCAGACAATGTTCTTGTctcatttattttcaattatccGTTTGTGTGTGCTTTGGTTGGGTTGGttgatataatatatgtatgtgcTTTTCGTGTGTATGTCATCGTCTTCAAAGACAATAATTCTGTGAATCAAACTTCAAAAACTTCCGTTGTTGATTGTTGATTCGATTTGGAgggttgcttttttttttccttgtttgtaTCGAATTATGTGTATAAGTGGATTGGTTTTCATGTGGGTTTTTGCTATTCTTATTGGATTGCTGCATATACCAAACAAAAATCCTAGTGGGTGATGACTTAGAGAGTGTGTTGTATGTCTTACTGTTTTTGTATCATTATTAGATCCCAAGTCCATTGAAgctgttctttttttctttcttttttatttttttaatttttacttttctatgTTTTCCAAGCAAAGTTCAGTACTTTTCTGACCTCTGTATAACAACGGGTTATCTTATGTCTGTTGTCAAAAATATTCATGAAAGCCGAacctttttttcactttttaactGAAATAAAAACCTGAAGCCTCTTTATAAAGATAGATCTTtttccaaattatatataatacttttCCAGCAAAActtaacataattttatttgGATGCTGTTAGATCAATGTCCATTCATTCAACAAGGTCTATTTgactattaccaaaaaaaagaaacccaagGTCCATTTGATTCCTTTTGTGTCAGGAAATAGTGCGTGTAAAAAATTTTCATGGTCCAGAAAAGTTAATTTGATGAAGAAGGAGGGTTTAGATTGATAAGAACCTTTCACGTCGTCTACCATTTATGAGTGAATTAAGCGGCTTTTGGCAATCCCATCGTTTTCTCAATAGCTCTCTGCTCAATTATTTTCCTGCATCACCATCAGAGCTCTTTGTATCTTTCTTCCTCTCACATGTCTTTTTTACAGCACCTCCCCCGAGCCCCCCTTCTTTTTGATTCGTCATCtgtttttactttattattattttaattttcttttggaagAAAATTTAACCATCTTTTATGGAGCACCTAACTTTTCCTCTTCTTATTCATTGCCATGACTGACCTACCATAGCTGCTTTTTGCAGACTGAATCTGATTACATGGTTTCCAAGGTGTCTGTGTTGAGCACTAATTGAGAGTTCAGCAAGTTGTAGTATGGTGGGTAAATGGGTTCCACTGTTGATTGGCCTTATTGTAAATGCCATATGCGGTGGAATACATTTCTGACCCTCTTATTCCAAATTTTCGTTTTTAGATCAATATATGGCTTgcaaattacattattttatatatggtttttgTATTTATACGTCTAAAGTTGCTTTTACTATTTAAGTAAAAAACGGAAACAggaaaactgttttttttttttttttggttcgttATTTTGTAATAATGCGTATTAATTATTAGAGGTCCAAAAAAACAAGGGAAATTTGAATCCAAGTCGTGGTTTTCAAAAGCATGGCGGTATATTGGTTTAGGCATATTCAAACAAGAATGGTATGGAAACAGTAAAAACTAATAACAAGTACGAAATGGTGGTTAGGAGAAGAAAGAGAATGATGGGAAATATAAACCGTTGAAAATTGATCGTgaagttatttatattttcggGCTGAGTTTGGAGATGATATTGGATGTATCTTTCATGCTTAATTAGTGTTGTGACTTTTTATTGGATTTAATAATTTTGGTTCCCAAACCCCAAAGCATAAACAATTGATGCTCTTTTACTGTGGACGATGAAGATTGGCCCTGATTTATTCTTTCATTTGAGTCTAGTATAATCGATGCATCTTGAAGATGAAATTTTGAGGCTGAATTTGGATACTTTGTGATAATGAGTAGGTTCTAATTTTCTCGTCCAGTTAATTCAATGTATGAAATGAACTGGGGCTGCTGTGTGAGGCAAGTAAGATTATGACAGTTGAGCCAATTCTGGTTCATCTcagaagaaagaaacaaacaattCATTTCCAAGCAAGAAACAGGATTGTGTCTctgttttgggtttttgttgtatatattCATTCTCTTCCAGACCAGAGACTTGAAATTTGATCCATTCCTCACCATCTATTtgagactctctctctctctctctctctctctctctctctctctctctctctctcacttttgTGGTGGATATTTATGGCAACTAAAACTCTATGTTTGTTTTACTAGTTCAAATTTGAGAATGCAGagtatgaataaataaataattgctaATCTCATATGTAGTTGGCCTTTCTTTGCACAAAATGTTATCCTCCACAACTCCTCTCATGCTCAACAGACAACATGCTAAAAATTAATACTGCTAATTAACTAAATGCCATTGTGTATGcctgatttttattatttaaaacagAGAAAAGTAATATTAATACAAGTTTTAAAGGCAAAGGAGAgactaaatatatttgataaaatgggGAGAGAAGATTTTAGTAGTAGgtcttatattataaatatttataagtgataattgttttttataattattctacATAAATAAGATTTACGTTAAACTCatgtaaaattcattttatcaACGATATGTATTAAATTTGACGTTGTTTTAAACATACATGGTAGATTTTTATAATGTGAAACTATAATTagaatcttaattttaaaaattagatgtgcactttaataaaatttcagaaacttttataattgtatctttgttaaaattttctaaaatttatcaATATCAAGTTTAATAAAAGCCTTTTTCAGCTATTAGCGAATGATTATAAAAGAAACTTTGATAGAAATAACAActtaaattattatcattaaaggagttatgtttattgttttaaaataaaaaaataatataattaaatatgtcaattaaaatttatcatataaatatgattGTCATTATTAATAGATCTTTACAGTGTGAAACCATAATTAAAAGCTTAGCTTTAAGAGTTTAGATATACATTTTAATGAAACATCAAAAACTCTTATAATTGCATTTCTGTTAAACTTAAACTTGTCTAAAATTTATCAATATCAAGTTTAATAAAGACCTTTTTTCCAATAGAAATATACTATCGCTCGTAGTGAATTTATCGaaaaaatttagatattaaatgacaatttaaataattatcattaaaagaattacttaattattttacaataaaaaataatgtattaaATGTCTCAATTAAAATTTAGCATATAAACCAGTAATTGTCACCAATAATGATAAATAGCAAAacacttcccaaaaaaaaaaaaaataaaaaataaaaattaaaaattaaaaattaaattgaaaaataggtTAGGATTTTTGCAATGACAGATTTTTTACACATTTGAGTTTTGATATTCAAAGTATGAATTAAAACCACGTTGACAAAGAGTATTTGCCTTCTTCAACGAAGGATAGGTTGGCATTTCTTAATGAACATGTAGATTATAGAGTATTTACAGTTATAATAAAAAGTTCGCAAACAAACGGtttcttaaatataatattatctttCAATTATagaatcaccaaaaaaaaaaaaaaaaatcatatattttctaatttgtaattttgacgAAAATTATGTTTGAATTAATGACGAACTAAATGCAACATACAAAGTTTATAATGTGTACTAAGATCTCAACGACGAATGATATTCCATGGTCTTATTAATTACAACTTGTCCCCTTAGAaaacttaaatcaatttaaaccatTGATTAATCATCCATGTAAGACCAAAAAGAAATGGTTATGTTAAGAAATGTCCGATAATCACCAACACATATATACTGTAGCCTACTAACAAACTATTGCAAATGTCTTTGCAAATACAATCTAAGCAAAGCCACTACTTTTTCACATTGCACAGATGCAAAAGAGGtcctaaattttaattttaaaaaaaggtccTAATTTCATAAATCTTTaacaatcaaaataaattcaaaaaccaagagaaacagcTACAATTTACAACAGTAACCATGTTAATTGAAACAGATGTAAAGTTTTAAACCTTGTGTAATGATTATTGACAACTCAACGTAACCAATCGAGAACTATTGtttgtttcatatttatatataaaggactaaaacaaaattgaataatatatatattttatatacaaagGAATCCTACCTAAATTACTGGTCAGCCTTGTCAATCATGTTAAGTGAGGACAAGCTCCGTCAAAGCAAATTTTTTCATGATGATGAAGTTAATGTTTTTTGATTAAACATTCAATCAAACTGTCACTGTCTCATTACCAAtaattccttcttctttttttaatataaataccaCTAATTCATGTTCATTATTGTTGTTATCTTCATTCATACTCTCATGGTGGGGCCAAAACATGCTTCAAGATCCTTTCTTTCGGTCTcactaatataatttttttgttttgttttgcattTTAAATTGGACCTTAATAAGCCCTATTTCTTTAATTGGATCTCAATATTGGCCCAAAGCCACAAATTCCTTCTTGAAATGTTCTTTTtcatggttttttattttattttttgtttgtgaaTCGAAAAGTTTCCCACACCTTTATAAACAAATATGATTTTCCCATCGGACAATTTCTATAAGATATCCTAATTTGTTAACATTAaacttcaattataaaattcaccaaaaaggagaaaaatttattatatataaaaatatatattagcgaATTTCAAAGTACAATATAACCCAGCCTTTTACATTTCCCCAAAGCATCTGATTTTCTCCatataaatttaatcaaaaGTAACTAAATAATTCTAGCTAGCTACGTGTCCATCTGAAACGGACCCTTTATGTATAAGGTAATACCCAAACCATATGTACTATAAATATAGGAtagaataattaaaagaatGAGTATGATAATTGAAAATCTCTTTCAACCGGAAAAAGTTATAAGgtcatttgaattaattatatttataattcttttgATTGCGAATTGCACATGATGTAGAATCCTACCAAAGTTGTGAAACATCTTTCATCATTCTTAGAGAGGACAAGATTTGCAGGTATTAGTTTCGAGTTGATAATTAACAAGTGGGCACCACAGTTTGACTGATTAGTTCTATTATTTTGATGGGGCTTTAGCATCCATTATAGAGTGGTTTTGGATCTGTCATCATGCaatatggaaaataatttttgaataatttacaaaataactcattcttttttttttttttttctctctccttttatccttctttgtttttttttttttgtttttttttttttgttgttgttttttaggACTATATATCGAGGGAGGGGGAATTCTTAGCTTCAGATCTTCTTGAACCAAAGATCCAAGACTATCACTTCTTGTGATTGCAATCGGAGCTGTCCTAATTATTTAACTTGTCTTAAATATTTCaagtttaatataataaaattgttagTTTTTCTTCAAGTTTAATCCTATCAAATTCGGCAGGTGTCCGTCGGTGAACATGgttagtttttgatttttgttttctattattCACTAATTAATTGTATACAATTTGTTTATAtcaaatgttaattaataatggttATAGTTTGGTAGATATTTTAAAACCAACACAATTTTAAGTGGTGTTTAAtttgatgttattttttttttctttcttcaactTTGTAGTTAATtcaaatgcataataaattctaattattattaacaaacACTCAGCATAAGCAAAATGCACACagttagataaaaaaataaaaaataaaaaataaaaaataaacaataaaaattaaaaaccaactaTATTACCAACACTTAAATTGTattacaattaaatataaataattctacactcatcaaatatgttaataaacaattttaatcaCCGATAAATGTAGATTGTTTCATTGATTCACCTCACATGAttataaaggaaattaatttacatttaataataaacgatgctatcttttttacttagaattttgataaaaatttttatctctattttgaacaatttttaaCCCGATCATCCTACAATCTGCTAGTTATGCTCATGTCTGATCCAGATTCTTCAATGGATGTAAGCCTCTAACTAGACCTGTTAAAGCGTAATTGAACAAAGGAGGACAGCCACCAAGGCAAGGAGGACAACCACGAAGGCCCAATAACTCATTTCCATTCTGCAAATTGCATGACAATACGCTTAAATCCTTGAATAAGAGAATTGTGTAGCAACCTATACATGGCCATTTCGATCATGAccatgaaattattttatttgagaaatatttttttttcgtaatgtttaagaaataaattttgtttctttggttGATGTAAGATGCAGGAGTATCACTGTCCTGCCATTACAATTAGTGTCAATTTTATtagcaatttttaaaaattgatttaattcaAAACTTGTTTCTTAATTCATTTGCAGTTTTCGCTTGAAATAACTTTTCAATAAAGTTAGTTAAAGTAGTtactcaaaaaattaaaaaaagaaaaaaagaaaaaaaagttaagtaAAGCATGGCAAATAAGTTAGTTTAcactttaaaatgaaaaatatcacTAGGCATCGATTGGAAGTACACAttaaaaaatatgcattatatttgTAATGCCCCACTCACTTGTATCCTCAATTTATCCACTGCATTTCAGATGGTGATGCGAATCTGTACAATTGACAAtctgctagggtgctgacctgatacagatgaagaccggaccaatcactagggttcaagttaagaggtttaaggacaatctttcTACTTTTATCTAGCGGGTAAATTATTCTCAGAAGGATTTGTctatacccgaagatacaaggtctgttttgagcatacaattggtgaaagtcgatacggacccgaatagcggttttggtgcatttatggatttcgGACAGTggggttcaaatcttcttgaattcactgatatcactaagaagtcatgggagcTGATCAAGACCGAAGCTTTGCAGGTCATTTAAGAGGTGTGCGCATGAGAGATAAAATGGCTGGGTTTTGCtatattatttgctggctttactgtattttactgagttggcctTTTTCCTTTCCTCCAAGTAagagcaacgtgtgggactccataataatcttatttggcatcctacaaagcatataga includes the following:
- the LOC107426850 gene encoding CBL-interacting serine/threonine-protein kinase 6 (The RefSeq protein has 2 substitutions compared to this genomic sequence), with protein sequence MAEKGNNRDQNSTLLHGKYELGRLLGHGTFAKVYHAKNLQSGKSVAMKVVGKEKVIKVGMMEQIKREISVMKMVKHPHTVDLHEVMASKSKIYFAMELVRGGELFSKIARGRLREDVARVYFQQLISAIDFCHSRGVYHRDLKPENLLLDDDGNLKVTDFGLSAFAEHLKPDGLLHTTCGTPAYVAPEVIGKKGYDGSKADLWSCGVILYVLLAGFLPFQDDNLVAMYRKIYRGDFECPPWFSPEARRLVTKLLDPNPSSRITISKVMDSSWFKKSVPKTVRTKEDQEYEENCEKAAKQPETLNAFHIISLSEGFDLSPLFEEKKREEKEELRFATTRPASSVISRLEEVAKAMKFSVKKSESTVRLQGQECGRKGKLAIAAEIFAVTPSVLVVEVKKDNGDTLEYNQFCSKELRPALKDIVWTSPAEINSTPA